CCGACGGTGTCTACGTCAATGCGATCCTCACCAGCCCGCTCGGGGCTTCGTCAACGGGGTTTGGGCTGAACACGCTGAATCAGGGTCTCTATTTCGCCGGCGCCGAGGCGGGCTTCGTGACCGCGCTGGGGGCCAACCGGGAGCTGGTGGGGCGCTACTCGATCTTCGTCTGCAACACCAACGCGGGCCTGACCACGACCGGCGCCTCGAACAAGCAGTACGGATCGGCGATGGCGATCATCGCCCAGCAGTTCATCGACCGCGACCTGGGAGTGTGGTTTTCCTACCAGCTCAGCGACGCCAACGTGAGCGCCGCCACGCAGGAATTCGCCTTCGGCGCCTCCATCGAGAACTCCTTCGGGCGCTACGGCGACAATTTCGGGATCGCCCTGGGCTGGACCGACTCCTCGCAGTCCGGCGACCGGAACCAGAAGACGATCGAGACCTACTACCGCATCCGGCTGACTGGAAGCATCGAGCTTTCACCCGATGTGCAGATCATCTTCGATCCGTCGAATCCGGCGGCCAAGAGCGGCGCCACCTGGGTCTTTGGCCTGCGGACCAAGATTCATTTCTAGCCGCGAAAGGGACGACTTCAGGAAGCGACTTCGGTCGAGGCGGACTTTGAAGTCGAAGATTCGGCCGGGGTGGCGCTCTTCTTCGGCTTGGCGGTTTTCTTCGGCTTCTTCGCCGTGGTTTCCGCCGTCGTGGGGGCGCCATCGTCCGCGGGCTCCGTGGACTTGGACGACTCAGCCTTGGTCGTTTCGGACTTGGCCGCCTCGGGCTTGGGTGCTTTGAACAAGGCGGGATTCTTGCGCTTGAAGGCGTCGATGCGGGCGCGGTCGGGCGAGAGCATCGCCGAGAGCCGCTTGCCGTTGAAGCGCGGCGGGCTGTCCAGGCGGGCCAGGTCGGTGAGCTTGGCGATCGCCGCGTTCAACTTCACCGCGCCGATCTCCTTGTGCGCCATTTCGCGGCCCTTGTAACTGGCCACCAACTGCACCTTGTGTCCCTCGAGCAGGAAGCGGCGGGCCTGCTGCACGCGGATCTCCACGTCGTGCGGATCCACCTTCATGCTGCGGCCC
This portion of the Planctomycetota bacterium genome encodes:
- the infC gene encoding translation initiation factor IF-3, translated to MSRPESNSAFGPRINDRIRITPVRLIDETGTMLGVVETEEARRLAMVAGLDLVEIAPDVRPPVCKIMDFGKYKYEQSKKDKQGRKTKTSEMKEVRLGRSMKVDPHDVEIRVQQARRFLLEGHKVQLVASYKGREMAHKEIGAVKLNAAIAKLTDLARLDSPPRFNGKRLSAMLSPDRARIDAFKRKNPALFKAPKPEAAKSETTKAESSKSTEPADDGAPTTAETTAKKPKKTAKPKKSATPAESSTSKSASTEVAS